The Elaeis guineensis isolate ETL-2024a chromosome 13, EG11, whole genome shotgun sequence genome includes a region encoding these proteins:
- the LOC105055903 gene encoding uncharacterized protein, producing MHAAAGRILSSNGAPFSSSLHAPPPLCTPLCTPFSSSLHAVLLLAARPSSSLHASLHAVLLLAARRSPPRPPLCTPLLLATVLPTSFILATHAVRLLSAWTAEESHRRSQPFTDHRSPPLRSSPRPFHPPAIAVFPRRRRRPNSTSSIAIVAGLPIFVHHRRRPRRRWSSRLCSPPPPPSPSFSSPSLLVVQMLEQSISDGYPMTADQICDKVLGTRSDYVYSLGVGPHPEEKSSFFIFKKRLQKELKQSQKHNEKMKKEIVDIKA from the exons ATGCACGCCGCGGCCGGCCGCATCCTCTCCTCCAACGGagcgccgttctcctcctcgctgcacgcccctcctcctctctgcaCGCCTCTCTGcacgccgttctcctcctcgctgcacgccgttctcctcctcgctgcacgcccctcctcctctctgcaCGCCTCTCTGcacgccgttctcctcctcgctGCACGCCGTTCCCCTCCCCGACCACCTCTCTGCACGCCACTCCTCCTCGCTACTGTTCTCCCGACGTCATTCATCCTCGCGACGCACGCCGTTCGCCTCCTTTCTGCATGGACCGCCGAAGAGTCCCACCGCCGATCGCAGCCTTTCACGGACCACCGTTCGCCGCCTCTCCGTTCGTCACCGAGGCCTTTCCATCCGCCGGCCATCGCCGTCTTTCCGAGGCGTCGTCGTCGTCCCAACAGCACTTCCTCCATCGCCATCGTCGCCGGTCTTCCTATTTTTGTTCACCACCGCCGCCGTCCTCGCCGTCGCTGGTCTTCCCGTCTTTGCTCACCACCGCCGCCGCCGTCGCCGTCGTTCTCGTCGCCGTCCCTGTTGGTGGTTCAG ATGCTAGAGCAGTCCATATCCGATGGATATCCTATGACAGCAGACCAGATATGCGATAAAGTTTTGGGGACTAGATCGGATTATGTCTATAGTTTGGGAGTTGGACCTCATCCAGAAGAAAAGagttctttttttatatttaagaaGAGACTTCAAAAGGAGTTGAAGCAGTCACAAAAGCATAATGAAAAGATGAAGAAGGAGATTGTAGACATTAAAGCATAG